The genomic interval GGAGCCACGGGAAGGAGGCGCCACCTGGACGGTGGACCAGCGGCCCTTCAGCTCCCACACCAAGTCTGTGGAGGACCTGCAGTGGTCCCCTACTGAAGCCACGGTTTGTCGCTTGAAATAAGCCTTTCCTCTTTCTTTGTCGCTGGAGAAATCTCAATATTCAGGCAGTTATGTGCACTTGTCTGAGGGTCATAAAATATTATGCCAGaaatgtattcttttttttaatgtttttttgtttttttttattcttttttttttgcggcAGGTTTTTGCATCTTGCTCAGTCGATCGGTCTGTCAGAATCTGGGACACCCGTGCCCCTCCAAACTCCATGCTGTCCAACGACGAAGCTCATTCATCGGACGTCAACGTCATCAGCTGGAACAGGAGCGAGCCCTTCCTTCTGTCAGGGGGCGATGATGGCCTTCTGAAAGTATGGGATCTACGACAGTTTCAGGCAAGTGCATCTCAATAATTTAGCTTCTAGTCCATGGTTATTTGATCCTGGCGGGTATGTTCACACCACAGTAGAGTGACTAGATTGAAATGTGAAACACAGCATTTTCTAAGTCATGTGCCATTTCATCAGCGCTACAAGAGAAAAAGATGTCAGTAATTTTAGGAGCCTGTCTGTGATAAACAGTGAATGTTTGTTTTAGTTATTACACTCTGATGTAAAATGCACCCTGCTtttgggatggggagggggaatgATACATTTTCTTAAAAGAAATTAATTTAACTTTAGTTTTACTTTAATCACTGGCAGTTGATTGTACAATCTATACTTGGGTCACTTATCTATCCGCAATCATCTTTGTTCAAAAGGTTCCCGTGTTGTTTCTTAACATTTCCCTGTTATCTCGTTCTCTGCAGTCTGGGCGGCCGGTGGCTAACTTCAAGCAGCACAGCGCCCCCATCACCTCTGTGGAGTGGAACCCGGTAGACTCCAGCGTCTTTGCCGCCGCCGGGGCGGATGATGTGGTCAGCCAATGGGATCTCTCGGTGGAGTCGAGTGATGTGGGTGCGAGGGCAGAGGGCCTCAAGGACCTTCCTCCTCAGCTGCTCTTCCTGCACCAGGGTCAGTCAGAGGTCAAGGAGATCCACTGGCATCCACAGTTACCTGGCGTGATGGTCTCGACCGCGCTGTCTGGGTTCAACGTGTTCAGGACAATATCAGTCTAACgtcaaaacatttcattggaCTGTTTTAGACTAGAGGCTAAGGGGTGGTTGAAGAAATGCATTTAATACACATTTTGAATGTGAACTTGTGACTTATAAGTAATATGCCCATGTATGTTCAAGCATATTGCTATTTGTACTATTGTATATAGGTTGACTCTATGGAGTGGATTTTTCTAGAAAAGCCTAAAGCTGGGTTGTATCTCCTATTGATCTGAGTCTGTACTTTTACAGATGACGTGAACTGATATGAAATGCATTCAAAATTGCATGcgcaaaataaaaaacatattgTACCATAGTAAACTTCTCTATTGTGTGTCTTAAACAGACTAGTATTTTAATGGGTTCTAAACAATGTTGTTCACCAAGGCCCAGGCTAAGAACACACTCATACTAGTATTCTATTAAAGGTTAAGTATCTGCGAAGAGAATACAAGCCGAAGGCCAAGCTCAAAGGTCACAAAACCAATGATTCATGGTGATAATCATGTACAtagttttattcattttattaaaTCCAGCAGTGTGAACAAGGTCTTCACCAGAGAACAGGTTCTAGTTAGTCATCTGCCCGACATAAAAAACAAATGAGGTTTTTATTAAGGTCTCCCATTAACAGCATTTGTAAACACTTTAATAGATGGATTACATTGGCATGTAAAAGTAGGAAGGCCCATCACATTCTGGAACGACAAgctacaaacacagacaggtcaAAGCCGTTAGATCATCCCACTGCAAATTCCAAAGGTCGGGAAAGAAATATTAACCATTTGATATGTTGGCCTATGGTATTATACAATCATTTAAACTGCCGATTCAGACTATTAAAATAAGCTACATTTGGTAAGCAGATATTAACGTGGTATGTACTTCAGTTATTATTGATAAATGGAGAAGTATTTCCTTAACAATTTTGGTTTCAGAACATTTTGATTATAGATTATGCAACGTCATGGTATATAACTGATTGTAAAAAAACATGCAGGATGGAAAAAACAATATTGTTATAAGACATGAATACAGAATAATGTATCCTATTAAGGCACTTTTGTACAAAAACTATAACAACTTTAGACATCGCATTACACTACCATTTTCAAAATAGCCTTTCAATGACACAGAATACATCACAGTCGGCAAATTTCCACTTTCTACCATAAAGCATTCAGGTTTCAACATTATCAAAGTGCTATAAGCCTTTTATTGGTAACAACCAAAGCAATATATCTTTGGGCAGATTGTAACAGTTTGAACGTCTTTAAATGCATATATAACATGAGTCAGTTTTCCAGTTGTTAAACTTATGTGATTCAACTGTCCAACCTGAATTCAGTCTTGTCCTATCTcatcataaaataaacatagtcagtttgtgtttgtatccCCTTTTTGGGACACCGGAATAATGACATATGACTCTTATGTTTCATCTTGAATTGAAACAATATATAATCCACCAGTTGTCTCCTATAGACCAATTTCATCATCAAACTCATCTTCAAACGTATAGCCCCTTCCGCAAtcccccacttcctcctcctcctcatcagagTCAGTCCCAAAATTGCTGGTTTCAACCCTTCTGCAATGTAAGGGGCTTGATTCATTGTTGTCTGAGCTGTGTGAAGAGGCAGGGCTGGGTGGCACGTCTGCCCTGCGTGTggtccactctgtctctcctgcaCCCCCAACGTTTGCTCCCTTCTCCCCTTTGGATGGGGTCTCAGGGCCCagctcatcttcttcttcttgaaaggtaaacccttgaccctcttcctcctcagatGCCTGGCGAATGATCTCCTCTCTCTTGTCGCTAAACCTCACCTTTGGTCGCAGCCCCTTCGTTTTACTCCAATTCCCATCTGCTTGAGAGCCATCTCCGGTATCTCTCGTCTGCTTCTCCTCCGATCCAACAAGCTCCTCTCCGTTGACCTCGTTCAGCGTGCACACCGACAGGTCCTCGCACGCCCCTCGTCCCGACTTCATCTCTGATAATGACGTATTGTTGCTGGGACTGAACACATCCTCCTCATTGGAGTCCAGACCCAGCCCGTCCATCACCCCCAGGACGTCCCCCATGATCGAGGGACCCAAGTCCAGGTCCAAGGTGAATGAAGACACCGACTCTGAGTGATCCCTGGAGAGATCGTTGTACTCTGAGACTTCCATGCTATCTGTTGAATTCTCGCCCTGGTTGATATTTGGTATCTTGGAGTCCACAGCCGTCATGTTCCCTGGAGCGCCAAGgtcggagctgctgctgctggtggtggtggtgttgttgttgtcaccGGGTCCGTGTGTAGACAGGAAGGAGGTGTCGCCAAAGGCATCGCCTCCTCTCCCGATGTGCATGGTGTGACGGAAGTCATCAAGCGGAGCCGAGATCATGGTACGTTCCAGGCGAGGAGCCCGGGAGGACTTGTGGAGTGGCATGgctgtagagagagggagggagagacacacctAAGCGGCCAATACACAAAGAGATGTGTACTGTAAGCATAACACCAAAAGCTCTCACACATTCAATACTATGCTTTCAAGTTCTAAGATGAACATTGAAATTAAACACACTAAGCGTTATGAACAACATCGGGTAAggaatctaaataaatacaataaataatgcACACATGTACTGTATCTTTGCAGATAAATCTGAAATAAAAGATAAATctgattatttttttgtacCCAAATGAATCTGTTCATGAGCTGCGGCCAGTTATGTTTAACAGGGtgagttatatatatatatcttcctGTTTGATTGGCATTGGCACTTTTAATGCGATACTCATTCCCTTATCATTAGATTAAATCAAAGTTCCACATAGATTTTGAATTGCCCAAGTGGGGATAATAAAGATATTCCTTCTACTCTACTCATCTGTGCAAAGGCTGTATGCGTCCATCTTCCAAGGGTTTGCTTTGATTGCATGAAGAACACCTTTCTTTTGCAAATTTAAGTCACCTTAAAAGGTCATTTCGAAGTCCCTGAGAACAGATCCAGGGGTTTGGCGGGGTTATAATGTCTGACATTAATATATTGCTTTCCATGGGTCTTATCATGGAAGAACAGTGTTGTGC from Gadus morhua chromosome 11, gadMor3.0, whole genome shotgun sequence carries:
- the cdc42ep5 gene encoding cdc42 effector protein 5, translating into MPLHKSSRAPRLERTMISAPLDDFRHTMHIGRGGDAFGDTSFLSTHGPGDNNNTTTTSSSSSDLGAPGNMTAVDSKIPNINQGENSTDSMEVSEYNDLSRDHSESVSSFTLDLDLGPSIMGDVLGVMDGLGLDSNEEDVFSPSNNTSLSEMKSGRGACEDLSVCTLNEVNGEELVGSEEKQTRDTGDGSQADGNWSKTKGLRPKVRFSDKREEIIRQASEEEEGQGFTFQEEEDELGPETPSKGEKGANVGGAGETEWTTRRADVPPSPASSHSSDNNESSPLHCRRVETSNFGTDSDEEEEEVGDCGRGYTFEDEFDDEIGL